The following coding sequences are from one Eucalyptus grandis isolate ANBG69807.140 chromosome 11, ASM1654582v1, whole genome shotgun sequence window:
- the LOC104427155 gene encoding transcription factor MYB97-like, which translates to MNGGGGGGRGGGGEERPRKILKKGMWSRREDDILTEYVRRYGEGNWNAVQRHTPLLRCGKSCRLRWVNHLRPNLKKDAFSPEEESLVVRLHAEHGNKWAHMASQLPGRTDNEIKNFWNTRTKRLQRADSLVYHRAPRRVKSNESNPANRSLTDGSARPRSPFFGASSSLHSNWPGPGQCQCHQLPEQSTIIGLRRDLSMFCAQSQLPFVAASVELPSIQMTPPGAAVSSSDGSCSLFGTPFEERTGLLEDLLAEAETLALKERESLGSDGVEVAASSSFSTEPAEEPIDKLECMDNDLSSLLASFTWTMQAETLALKEEKEKKSESLGSNGAETAASFSFSVESAEEQIDKIECMDDELSSVLASFASTMQAEPLALKEEEESESLGDDGVEAAPASSFSTELTEEPIDEIDMDNELSSLLASLASTTKAETLALKEEKEEKSESLRGNVAEAATSSSFSVEPTKKPTDEIECMDDELSNLLASFASTMPSPDW; encoded by the exons AtgaacggcggcggcggaggcggtaggggaggaggaggggaggagcGGCCGAGGAAGATACTCAAGAAGGGGATGTGGAGTCGGCGGGAGGACGACATTCTGACAGAGTACGTGAGGAGGTACGGGGAAGGGAACTGGAACGCAGTGCAGAGGCACACCCCGCTGCTGCGATGTGGCAAGAGCTGCCGGCTGAGGTGGGTGAACCACCTGAGGCCGAACCTGAAGAAGGACGCCTTCTCGCCGGAGGAGGAGAGCCTCGTCGTCCGGCTCCACGCCGAGCACGGCAACAAGTGGGCCCACATGGCCTCCCAG TTGCCGGGAAGAACGGACAACGAGATAAAGAACTTCTGGAACACAAGAACGAAGAGGCTTCAGAGGGCGGATTCACTTGTTTACCATCGTGCCCCCCGCCGTGTCAAGAGCAATGAATCCAATCCGGCCAATCGCAGCCTCACTGATGGCAGTGCCCGACCTCGATCTCCTTTCTTTGGAGCTTCGTCATCATTGCACTCGAACTGGCCTGGACCCGGTCAATGCCAATGCCATCAGCTTCCCGAGCAGTCGACCATCATTGGGCTCCGTCGTGATCTAAGCATGTTTTGCGCCCAATCTCAGCTGCCATTTGTGGCAGCAAGCGTGGAGCTCCCTTCAATCCAAATGACGCCGCCGGGGGCAGCGGTTTCAAGCTCCGATGGCAGTTGCAGCTTGTTTGGGACCCCATTCGAGGAGAGGACTGGCCTGTTGGAGGATTTGTTGGCAGAAGCCGAAACTCTAGCtctgaaggagagagagagtttgggTAGCGATGGTGTGGAGGTGGCCGCTTCCTCCTCATTCA GTACAGAACCAGCCGAGGAGCCAATAGACAAACTTGAGTGCATGGACAATGATCTGTCTAGTCTCCTCGCTAGCTTCACCTGGACAATGCAAGCTGAAACCCTAGCTctaaaggaggagaaagagaagaagagcgagAGTTTAGGCAGCAATGGTGCCGAGACAGCTGCTTCCTTCTCATTCA GTGTAGAATCGGCCGAGGAGCAGATAGACAAGATCGAGTGCATGGACGATGAATTGTCTAGTGTCCTCGCTAGCTTCGCCTCAACAATGCAAGCTGAACCCCTAGCtctaaaggaggaggaggagagtgaGAGTTTGGGCGACGATGGTGTCGAGGCAGCCCCTGCCTCCTCATTCA GTACGGAACTAACCGAGGAGCCAATAGACGAGATTGACATGGACAACGAATTGTCTAGTCTCCTCGCTAGCCTCGCCTCAACAACAAAAGCTGAAACCCTAGCTctaaaggaggagaaggaggagaagagtGAGAGTTTGCGTGGCAATGTTGCCGAGGCAGCCACTTCCTCCTCATTCA GTGTGGAGCCAACCAAGAAGCCAACAGACGAGATCGAGTGCATGGACGATGAATTGTCTAATCTCCTTGCTAGCTTTGCTTCAACAATGCCATCTCCAGATTGGTGA